One genomic region from Ewingella sp. CoE-038-23 encodes:
- a CDS encoding DUF1471 domain-containing protein, whose translation MKDLVNDIISIFNPKTVTPVLVRTGLSHREVASLQAVGVATVSWATSMEELNSAFVKKALDAGAVGYHITNVESHKPGKEDQHVMAATATFYHINHKAAYG comes from the coding sequence ATGAAAGATTTAGTGAATGATATTATATCCATATTTAACCCCAAGACGGTTACGCCTGTTTTAGTTCGCACAGGATTATCGCATCGTGAAGTCGCGTCCTTGCAGGCCGTCGGCGTAGCAACGGTTTCTTGGGCAACGTCCATGGAAGAGCTGAATAGTGCATTTGTTAAAAAGGCGTTAGACGCGGGTGCTGTCGGTTATCACATTACTAATGTGGAATCGCACAAACCGGGTAAGGAAGATCAACACGTCATGGCCGCCACCGCGACCTTCTATCACATCAATCATAAAGCGGCCTATGGCTAA
- a CDS encoding LLM class flavin-dependent oxidoreductase, producing the protein MSNKRQLRLGAIIQGASGNMSAWRHPDAVADASINIQFCQQLAQKAEQGKFDFLFVADGLYINEKSIPHFLNRFEPITLLSALALVTHKIGLVATLSTSYSEPFTVARQFASLDHLSGGRAGWNVVTSPLEGSAKNFSRDKHPEHDERYRIASEYVSVVKGLWDSWEGDAFVRDKARGQFFTPEKLHTLNHQGKYFSVQGPLNVGRSPQGQPVVFQAGASEQGKAFAAEAADAIYTRQATPELAREFYQDVKRQLVENGRDADDIRIFQGISVIIGDSVTDAEQKYQQTAQLVTADKALEYLGRYFEHYDFSQHPLDEPFPDIGDLGQNSFRSTTDSIKRDAKARGLTLRQVALEAATPRPTFIGSASDVADGLQHWFTSGATDGFIVRGGTPTAFDDFVEQVIPLLQQRGLYRTEYEGETLRENLGLREPENQFAAKPEAEVRQLATVK; encoded by the coding sequence ATGAGCAACAAGAGACAGTTACGTTTGGGGGCGATCATTCAGGGCGCGTCAGGGAATATGTCCGCGTGGCGCCACCCGGACGCGGTGGCTGACGCCAGCATCAATATCCAGTTCTGCCAGCAGCTGGCGCAAAAGGCCGAACAGGGGAAATTTGATTTTCTGTTTGTCGCCGATGGGCTGTATATCAATGAGAAGTCGATCCCGCACTTCCTCAACCGTTTTGAGCCTATCACCCTGCTGTCCGCGCTGGCGCTGGTGACGCATAAGATTGGTCTGGTGGCGACGCTTTCTACTTCTTACAGCGAGCCTTTTACCGTGGCGCGGCAGTTCGCTAGTCTGGATCACCTCAGCGGCGGCCGCGCGGGCTGGAATGTGGTGACTTCGCCACTGGAAGGCTCGGCCAAGAACTTCTCGCGGGATAAGCACCCTGAGCACGACGAGCGTTATCGCATCGCCAGTGAATATGTCAGCGTGGTCAAAGGCTTGTGGGATTCTTGGGAAGGCGATGCTTTCGTGCGCGACAAGGCCAGGGGGCAATTCTTTACGCCGGAGAAGCTACACACCTTGAACCATCAAGGTAAATACTTCTCGGTGCAGGGGCCGCTCAACGTCGGGCGCTCGCCGCAGGGCCAGCCGGTGGTGTTTCAGGCCGGAGCCTCCGAGCAGGGCAAAGCCTTTGCCGCCGAGGCCGCCGACGCGATTTATACCCGTCAGGCCACGCCGGAGCTGGCCCGCGAATTCTATCAGGACGTCAAACGCCAGCTGGTTGAAAACGGCCGTGACGCCGATGATATCCGTATCTTCCAAGGCATCAGCGTGATTATTGGTGACAGCGTCACCGACGCCGAGCAGAAATATCAGCAAACGGCCCAGCTAGTCACCGCCGATAAGGCGCTGGAGTACCTAGGGCGCTACTTCGAGCATTATGATTTTAGCCAACATCCGTTGGATGAGCCTTTCCCGGACATTGGTGATTTGGGCCAAAACAGCTTCCGCAGCACCACGGACTCTATCAAGCGTGACGCCAAAGCGCGCGGATTGACGCTGCGTCAGGTGGCTTTGGAAGCCGCCACCCCGCGCCCGACCTTTATTGGCAGCGCCAGCGACGTGGCCGATGGTCTACAACACTGGTTTACCAGTGGCGCGACGGACGGGTTTATCGTTCGCGGCGGCACGCCAACGGCTTTCGACGATTTTGTCGAGCAGGTGATCCCACTCTTGCAGCAGCGAGGCTTATACCGCACGGAGTATGAAGGAGAGACGCTGCGCGAGAATTTGGGCCTGCGTGAGCCGGAAAACCAATTTGCCGCAAAGCCGGAGGCTGAAGTTCGCCAACTGGCGACGGTGAAATAG
- a CDS encoding class I SAM-dependent methyltransferase: MIEKILSTMLLDSTNPKIQTIQTGHRLNLAEFWAIKPNERILEIGCGQGDTTAVLAELVGEDGQVVALDIASGDYGSPYTLAQSLDKLTSSPVGSRISVHLETDFLSDAVEFPPKYFDKVIVAHSSWYFENLDVLARIIEKARRVAKRFCYAEWDTRVTDVNQMAHLYAVHIQNQYNLFAHHDDCNIRTLITRDDLAAMMAARGIKQQSEQVFEQHQLQDGQWEVSHVLRHLQQVIANSAELNAKTKAFFQSQIAELKHYADRGVAPLNAHASVWDLGE; this comes from the coding sequence ATGATAGAGAAGATCTTAAGCACCATGCTGTTAGACTCTACTAACCCTAAAATTCAAACGATTCAGACTGGTCATCGCCTGAATCTGGCGGAGTTCTGGGCCATCAAACCGAATGAGCGAATCCTTGAGATTGGCTGCGGGCAGGGCGACACCACCGCCGTGCTAGCGGAGTTGGTGGGCGAAGACGGGCAGGTAGTGGCGCTGGATATCGCCAGCGGCGACTACGGCAGCCCTTACACCCTCGCACAGTCTCTCGACAAGCTCACTTCCTCGCCGGTGGGCAGCCGAATCAGCGTGCATCTCGAGACGGACTTCCTGTCAGACGCCGTTGAATTTCCACCTAAGTACTTTGATAAAGTCATTGTGGCGCACTCCTCTTGGTATTTCGAAAACCTCGACGTGCTGGCGCGCATCATTGAAAAAGCCCGCCGCGTCGCCAAGCGGTTCTGCTACGCCGAGTGGGATACGCGCGTCACCGACGTCAACCAGATGGCTCACCTTTACGCAGTGCACATTCAGAACCAGTACAACCTGTTTGCCCACCACGACGACTGTAATATTCGCACGCTGATCACCCGCGACGACCTTGCCGCGATGATGGCCGCACGGGGCATTAAGCAGCAGTCGGAGCAAGTCTTTGAGCAGCACCAACTGCAAGACGGTCAGTGGGAAGTGAGCCACGTGCTGCGCCACCTCCAGCAGGTGATCGCCAACAGCGCAGAGCTGAACGCCAAGACCAAAGCCTTCTTCCAAAGCCAAATCGCCGAGTTGAAGCACTACGCCGACCGCGGCGTCGCGCCGTTAAATGCGCATGCGTCGGTGTGGGATTTGGGTGAATAA
- a CDS encoding oxidoreductase, with translation MTTQQQPLHSGFDKNSTASEVLGQRSLTGINAIVTGGYSGIGLETVRVLAEAGAQVRVPTRDVEKAKEALKGIPNVETDFLDLMDPASIDAFAERFLATGRPLHILINSAGVMAPPLHRDARGNEWQFSTNHLGHYQLTARLLPALKNANGARVVCVSSRGHRFAGVDFADPNFNQRPYDKWLAYGQSKTANVLFALQLDKLGEAHNIRAFSLHPGAIFTALTRHMEKSDYQRVGALNENGEVKTTEEAGFKTVEQGAATSVWCATHPSLAGKGGVYCDDADIAPPAAEDGAEIGVSSWAIDPEAAKRLWQLSEKLTGVRYVW, from the coding sequence ATGACCACTCAACAACAACCACTGCATTCTGGATTCGACAAAAACTCTACCGCCAGCGAGGTGCTGGGCCAACGCAGCCTCACTGGCATAAATGCGATTGTGACTGGCGGCTATTCTGGTATTGGGCTGGAAACGGTGCGCGTTCTGGCCGAGGCCGGGGCGCAGGTCCGCGTTCCCACCCGTGATGTGGAAAAGGCTAAAGAGGCGCTAAAAGGCATTCCCAATGTTGAAACGGACTTCTTAGACCTGATGGACCCCGCGTCTATTGACGCTTTCGCCGAGCGTTTCCTCGCAACGGGCCGCCCACTGCATATTCTGATTAACAGCGCGGGGGTGATGGCACCGCCGCTGCATCGTGACGCACGGGGCAACGAGTGGCAGTTTTCCACCAACCATCTCGGCCACTATCAACTCACCGCGCGCCTGCTGCCCGCGTTGAAAAATGCCAACGGCGCGCGCGTGGTCTGCGTCTCTTCACGCGGGCATCGCTTTGCTGGGGTGGATTTCGCCGATCCTAACTTCAATCAGCGCCCGTATGACAAATGGCTGGCCTACGGCCAGTCGAAAACCGCCAACGTACTCTTTGCCTTACAGCTGGATAAGCTCGGCGAGGCGCATAATATCCGCGCATTTTCCCTGCACCCGGGCGCGATTTTTACCGCGTTAACCCGCCATATGGAAAAGAGCGATTATCAACGCGTCGGCGCACTCAATGAGAATGGAGAGGTAAAAACCACTGAAGAGGCGGGATTCAAAACCGTTGAGCAGGGCGCTGCAACCTCGGTGTGGTGCGCCACCCATCCAAGTTTGGCGGGCAAAGGCGGTGTTTACTGTGACGATGCAGACATTGCTCCACCGGCCGCCGAGGACGGCGCAGAAATCGGCGTAAGCTCATGGGCCATCGACCCCGAGGCGGCCAAACGGCTGTGGCAGCTGAGTGAGAAACTCACCGGCGTGCGCTACGTCTGGTAA